Within Spinacia oleracea cultivar Varoflay chromosome 4, BTI_SOV_V1, whole genome shotgun sequence, the genomic segment TTGATTGTTTTTGGGGGTTTCCCCCCGTCTTAAAATAGTAGCGGCATGgtttatgccgcggcatataggagttgTCCTATGTGCCTTGGAAAAATAAACGTTCGTTTTGAGAAAACGATTGTTGGTGGGGGTATGCCCCCGTCTTAAAATGGAAGCGGCATGTTTTATGCCGCGACATATAGGTGTAATCCTATGTGCCTTGAAAATAAACGTTCGTTTTAAGAGAACGTTAATTgtttttgggggtttgcccccgtcttaaAATAGTAGCGGCATGGTTTATGCCGCAGCATATAGGAGTTGTCCTATGTGCCTTGGAAAAATAAACGTTCGTTTTGAGAAAACGATTGTTTGTGGGGGTTTTCCCCCGTCTTAAAATGGAAGCGGCTTGTTTTATGCCGCGGGATATAGGTGTAATCCTATGTGCCTTGAAAATAAACGTTCGTTTTAAGAGAACGTTGATTGTTTTGGGGGGTTTTCCCCCGTCTTAAAATAGTAGCGGCATGGTTTATGCTGCGGCATATAGGAGTTGTCCTATGTGCCTTGGAAAAATAAACGTTCGTTTTGAGAAAACGTTGATTGTTTTTGGGGGTTTTCCCCCGTCTTAAAATAGTAGCGGCATGgtttatgccgcggcatatCGGAGTTGTCCTATGTGCCTTGGAAAAATAAACGTTCGTTTTAAGAGAACGTTGATtttttttgggggtttgcccccgtcttaaAATGTAAGCGGCATGTTTTATGTCGCGGCATATAGGTGTAATCCTAGGTGCCTTGAAAATAAACGTTCGCTTTAAGAGAACGGTTTCCATAATtttgataggtgatcagcctatacttgtgctaatctgggccacttcttaggcttcaatcaATTAGGCTTGGAAAtgttgctaatctgggccacttcttaggccatTATTCGATTAAGCTTTTTGCATGCATATGTTAGATAAATTAGTATTCGACGTGAGAGTAATAAATAGTACGAAACaagtagagtagtattatttataactttgtaaggaaaatttagccggttacaagagAGATTACTACCCTATCAGGACCGTTAGAGGTCATTCTCTAGGCAACAGATTCTTCAATGAAAGATGAAATCAGAATACATCttagaaaaaatatttcttgagattgtcTGCATTCCAGGTGCGCAGAATAGgtcggccttgcatgtcttgaatgcgataggttccatccctgacttcatcatagatctcataggGTCCTTCCCAGGTGGGCGTCAGCTTGCCCTGCTCATTGGCTCGTCCCACAGACTCCATTTTTCGGAGAACAAAGTCTCCTACCTTAAGCACTCTtttagagactttcttgttgtactccctcgccatccttatcttgtacaatTGTTGCCTTAGTGCCGCATTTCCTCTAACTTCGGGCAAAAAGTCCAAGGCCAATTTCATCATTCCCCAATTGGCATTCTCGTCATATAGCATGACCCTCAGTgtaggttcacacatttctatagGGAGTACGGCCTCGGcaccataggctagcaagaatggggtttcgccggtggagttcttagccgtggtgcggattgaccataagacatttggcagctcatcagcccagaGACCCTTAGCTTCGTCCAGTTTCTTTTTAATCCCCTCAGAGATTATATTTTTGAATGCTTCGACctggccattggcttggggtcgtccTACAGAAGCAAAGCAACTATGTATGTCGTGGTCTGCTAACCATTCCTTCAGCTTAGGAGTCTCAAATTGAGGTccattatcaaagacgatagcTTGTGGTATTCCGAAGCGAGTCATAATATTTTTCCAAATAAACGCCCTTACATTACTAGTCCTTATATTCTTGAGTGCTTCTACTTCTacccacttggtgaagtagtcgacgGCTACAATCACGTAGCGCCGGCCTCCAGGGGCTGCTGTATATGGTCCTAACAGGTCCATCCCCCACTTGGCTAACGGAATGGGGCTTAGAATAGGGGTGAGAGGGTGAGCCGGCCTGTGAATGAGATGAGCAAATCGTTGGCACTTGTCACACTTCTGCACCATGGACAAGGCGTCTTCTCTCAGAGTGGGCCAGTAATAACCAGTTCGCAGGGCTTTTTCAGCTAAAGCTCGTGCTCCGATATGGGAGCTACATAATCCCTGATGTAGGTCGTCCAGAATTGTCTTCCCTTTCTCAGGAGTGACACACCGCAGAAAGGGTCTGGAAAATGACTTCTTATACAAAAATCCATTCCACCGTTCAAACCAAGAACTTTTCTTCTGAATTTTGGCGGCTAGACTTGAGTCGTCTGGAAGTGAGCCGTCTACTTTGTATGCAATGATAGGGTCCATCCAAGTTGACGACCGGTCAAGAATTGATACCACAGGAGCACATAACTCTTGTTTGATGCTTCGTTTTTCTTTTACTTCCCAAAACACATGACGTGGAGTATCACAGGAAGCTGAGCTAGCTAGTTTAGACCGGGCATCGCCCTGATTGTTCTCTGTTCTGGGAATCTGCTTATCCTCGAAACTCTTCAAATGTTCTATTTCTTGACGCACAGCTTCCATGTATTTAATCATGTTGGGATCTCTTGCCTCATAGTCTCCATTTACTTGAATTACAATGAGTGTTGAGTCAGACAAAGCCCGTATTTCTTGAGCTCCGGCAGCTTTGCACATTTTTATGCCGGCCAGCAGAGCCTCGTATTCATCCTAATTGTTAGATGTTTGGAATTTGAATCTCATGGCGTACTCGTACTTATCTCCTTCAGGAGATTGGCATATAATGCCAGCTCCGCATGCGTTCTGGGTGGACGACCTATCTACATATACCGTCCAGCGGGTCGCCACATTCTTTTCAAAAGTTGGCCTTGTCATTTCTGCAATGAAATCGGCTAATGTTTGCCCCTTGATAGCCTTTCGAGGTTCATATGAGATATCAAATGCATTCAACTCAATTTCCCATTTGAGCATTCGCCTAGCGGCGTCTAGTTTAGTGAGCGGCTGTTTCAAGGGTTGATCTGTGTATACCACCAGTTTGTGTGCCAGAAAGTAAGGACGCAGCTTCTTGCTTTCCATAAAAAGTGCAAGTGCAAACTTATTGATTAGAGGGTATCTCAATTCGGCATTCTGCAGGACGTGGCTTACAAAATAGACGGGGAGTTGCACTCCTTCTCTTCCTGTCAACAACACAACGCTCAAGGACCACTCGGAGATGGCCAAGTATACATACAAAGTTTCTCCTTGAAGGGGACTGACAAGTCGTGGTAAGGTGTGGAGATGTTCCTTTAACCGGACGAAGGCAATTTCTGCCGATTCAGTCCATTCAAACTTGCTCTTTTTCTTGATTGTGCCGAAGAAATAATGACACTTATCACCTACTCTTGATAAGAACCGTCCCAGGGCTGCTAGGCATTCAGTCAAACGTTGGACCTCCTTTACAGATTTTGGAGACGTCATATCTACTACTTCTTGTACTTTGTCAGGGTTGGcctcaattcccctttcatcAATTAGGAATCCCAAGAACTTCCCAGCCGTCACTCCAAAGACACATTTCTTCGGATTCAGTCTCATCTGATATTTTCGGAGTGTCTCAAAAGTTTCTCTCAGATCAGCTAGGTTTTCTTCACATTGCTTGCTTTTTACTATCATATCATTAATGTAGGCCTCAATGTTCCGTCCCAACTGATTAGAGAAGACGGTGTTGACTAGACGCTGAAATGTGGCCGTCGCATTCTTTAAGCCAAACGACATCACTTTATAACAGTACAAGCCTtgctcagtaacaaatgacgttttctcCTGATCATTTGGCCATAAAGGAATTTGGTGAAAACCAGAATAGGCATCCATGAAGGACATCATAGCATGACCAGCCGTCGAGTCTACCAACCGGTCTATCTTGGGCAGAGGAAAGCTGTCTTTTGGGCAGGCCTTGTTTAGATCcgtgtagtccacacacattctccGGGATCCATTAGGCTTCGGCACCAACACTACATTTGCTACCCAATCTGGATATTGACTTGGTTGTATGAACCCAGCATCTAACAACTTCTGTACTTCCTCAGCTGCGACTTTGTTTCTATCCTCGCCGTGATTTCTCTTCTTGTGACGAACAGGTTTCAAGGAATCATCCACGTTGAGTTTATGGACGGCTACACTTGGATCGATGCCCGGCATCTCCTCCACGGTGAAAGCAAAGATGTCCTGGAACTCTCTTAAGAGAGTGACCAGTTGTGCCCCAAGCTGATCGTCAGGAGAGACCCCTACAGGCATCGTCCTATCAGGACGCGCTTCATCAAGGATGACTTCATAATGACCACCTACTTGCTCAGGCCGCCTTGTCTCCATGTGGGACGCGGAAATGACAAAGGTTTCTTTCTTGACTTTATCTTCTATCTCATCTAGTTTTCTTTTTGAACCTGCTCGGGCTTCATCAGTCTTGCTGCCTCCCCAAGCCTCGGGACTTAGTGTAGTGAGATAACAATCTCTTGCTAGTTGCTGGTCACCATGAATAGTGCCGACTTGGCCTTTATCACAGACATACTTCATAAGCATAAGATGAGTGACGACCACTGCTTTGGTCTGATTTAAGTGGGACGGCCCAAGATGATATTGTAAGCAGTTAGGTCTTTCACAATCAGAAATCGGACGTTCAAGTTCCTACTTTGATGCCGGCCTCCTACTCGGAGGGGCAGAGTGATGATTCCTTGGGGATGAATTATGCCGCCTCCGAATCCAATGATGGGGTAATGTATCTTTTCAATCATCTTAGGGTCATGTTCAAGACGATTCAGACAAGCTGTACTGATAATATCTGACGAACTCCCCGTGTCTACTAAGATACGCCTTACTTTGAGGTTTGCTACCTTCAGTTCAATAACCAAGGGATCGTCATGAGGAGTGGCTATCTTGCCTCTGTCGGCTTCACAAATCTCTACTTTAGGGAAGTGATCCATTGGAGCTTTTCCTGACAATATTACCTGCCCCAACCGGCTTGCATAATCCTTTTTCCCTCTCATTGTTGGGCCCCCAACGGCTAGGCCTCCAGAGATGACGGCTACACATTCTGGATCAGTGTCATTGCCATCACGCCGATATGACGGTGACTTACTTTTCTTATAGAACTTTTTACCATTTCCCCCTGTGCTCGTGCTGAGATATGATTTCAGAAATCCTTTAGCGGCTAATCCATCAAGAGCTCTGCGCAGACTCTTGCAATCTTTTGTGTCATGGCCTGCATCACAATGGAACTTACAATAAAGGGAGTTGTCCCGGGTTTCCACCGGCGACTTCATAGGGAACGGACGATCAATCTCATATCTATCACTGACGTCCAGCAGTATCGTATACAAGTCAGTGTTATATTCAAATCTCTCTTTATCGTAGGGTCGTCCTCTCTTCTTCCCTTGGGAGGTGTTAGCCTGATACCCTTTCTTttcaatagcccacgtcccatTCGGACGGTTGGTCTTTTTATCTGTCTTGTCTTTGCTCTGAGGGTGGTCTGCAGTCTCAGTTCCCTTAGATTCCTTTGGGGCGGAACAGATTTATGTGGCATGGATAAAGGATTCGGCCTCGTCCAGGGCATCTGCCATAGTTCTCACactctttttcaccaagtcaaACTTAAAGGAACCCTTCTTAAGTCCCCTAGAAAAGTTGTCAAAGGCCACCCCATCAGGTAAATCCGGAATTTTCCCCGACTCCAAGTTGAAACGTCGCACATAGCTTCGTAAGGACTCGTCTTTTCCTTATTGTATTCGGCccaaatgcatgctcgtcttcttttccTCCTTATAAACCATGAACCTTGCAGAAAACAACATTTCCAGTTCTGCACCAAGTTCCAGCGGGCAACTTCTCAAACCATTTTGAGGCAACACCTTTCAGAGTGGgcgggaagtatttgcaccaagttgCATTAGTAGtcccttggacatacatgtggtgACGATAGGCCAAGAGGTGTACATCAAGATCAGAGGTGCCGTCATAGGCGTCAATAGCTGGTGGCTTCGCCTTAGGCTCCTTGGGAGCGTTCATAATATCAACACAAAATGGAGTGGTGTAGTCGAGGATGAGGTCGACTACTCCCTGTTGAATGTGGCATATTGGGTCTTGCCTTCTACCCTGGGATGTTCTACGCCGCTCGCTGTCCGCGCGACTGACATTGGTCCTGGTGAGACGGCGCGAAGGAGCAGCAAGGGGTGAATCTTCCATAACAGGGGTGGAACTTGTGTCTGACAACTCAGTTTCTTGAGGCCTGTCTAGCTGGATGACTGGTACTCTTCTGGACGGTCCAGGTTCTGGCCGAGCAGTTGTTAAAATCCGAAGCGGAGCCATAGGCTGGAAATAAGTCCTAGTCCTGTCGAAACGTCTGTCATGCTCGTCATTTCAAGCTTGGTCTTGCCGCCAGACATTAGACCGAGTAAGTCCATTAAAGAATGGCATCCTCGTCCCATGAGACTGAGAGCGGATGGTCTTGATCTCACCTTGAAGTGTGTCCATCTGCGCCTAAAATCCGGCCAGAATATCTTTGAGTTGAACAGCTGACACCGGCAGATCTGGGTTCTCCTCCATGACTGTATCGGCGTCGGCCCTCAAGTGCCACCTGGAGGAAATGAAGGCTGACCCGTCTCATCTTCCATCTGGACTTGCTCAGGTTGTGGTTCAGGAGGGGGATCAGGACGGCCGTCCTGCCCCACAGATTGGTTGCTTCTCTCGTCTCTCCCTCGAGGAGGACGGTCACCATTCATTGTGGTCTCGTCAATTTCGTTTCGATTGATGGGTGCGTCTCCAAAGTGCTGGACGTCTACCATGTTACCTTACCTCCCCACAGatggcgccaaatgttgtgggagtttttccaatggttgatgacgaggaggtatccgGTTCCACGTAGAGTCGAGTCCAGTCCACGTAGGGCGACtttcctgcaaaacaagaatattcccggaggaatattccctccgatgcttaagtaagattatgGTTTTAAGGAAGAAGTGCTTAATAAAAAGAAAGCATTAACTATATGAAATTGAAGGGTGTTTCTCTATTAGGAACTTGTGTCAATTCCTTAGGAATTGAGTGTATTTATAGTCTCCCCCTTGTGTGGGAAAACCCTAGGAAGGTTTCACATGATTGGCTAGTTTACCATAATATGACAAGTGTCACTATCATAATATTCTCTAtgttgggccatgggcctttaaGAAGTTTGTACTCTTTATTTCAGCCATACATCATCAAATGCTTATTCCTAACTGGCTGCCAAATTAGGTATTTTGCTTGCTGAAATGTGCCATGTGTCACCCTATGATTGGGCCACGCAGGCtgggtatttttacccacatcagattctaccacaaatctgagaacatatggttgttgcttaagataatgtcttttaggaaaccatcatatttccaaaaaggcaagtgggagaaaaatgacctcgaatgaacttcgagtcaagcaacaaacaaatgtaggatactcaggagtctttggaaaagctccgtacttagaagcctttggaagagcttcaagaagactttagaagtgcttcaagagaatcctaatactcaaaagGACTGAGTAAtttctttatagacactaacgtttgatgttcaatacctaggtaaatcgtataaagaatagaattcaaccaagatagatacatagatatcttgaggaatgacaactatgaagactttggaaagtgcttcaagaacatacgacttacaggttagctacgacgaattaaaaattcccaagtatggtgaGGCCATCAAAAatataagtatggttcgaggccatacaaaatggtttgaggccatttcatccaaagtatcttcatcttaaagaatcaaatctatgatttggttgatttgcataaagggttcactcccattggttgcaaacatgttttctaaacatacaacattgatttgcataaagggttcactcccattggttgcaaacatgttttcaaaacatacaaagaagatattgtatacacatacaaaagaaaagctagattggtggttaagaTTATAAAAAActacggcgttgataatgttgaaatctttttcaccaagtcggaatgtttgaacaattttggataaatctagcaatcattgcatatggcaatatggcaattggaaaacgaaacaccttcctcaattggacttgtagaaaggaattgtatAGATCACATAATGTAAAATTTTTgaatgctagataaaagagcaagcttaagaagtctattcgtagattaaagcatgcaagtgggaattggaacatatttttcaaaaggctattgagcaatcatagttttatgaaaatatggatcatcttatagatgaggagtttagtgggagctaattcaagtttattggttctatatatgagatacatatctctctattgaaaatgacattcaaattctgaatggttagatttgaaagtatttgtcaatataagaaccatggagaaacttagaacatattgggttaaagatctattggataggatctaaagagttgtttggattacgtaaaagtaattactaaatcaaacacaattaaGAGACTCAAAAgcgactctcaacccatatgagtaagtctaagtaatgaatgctttaactaagtataaagataggatgttatcactaaagttaagaatgaaggaccttgaagaggtgccttcaccttatatcacatggctatgccaagattttagcaagattcagtatctcttgaaacagaataaagctaaaagttacatggatagattttaaaatgcgaatggtttttgcattacaatcaatcatgtatgatgtgatatatagatcgccaagagaactcgtgaacattagattgtgacgagtttataccaatctctaatgatctagatcaaagatcattagaacaatatcaagaacatccagcacatttggatatgtaggatgagcacttgataaaaggaagtgaagatgaactaaagttttgatgctacatgcatttgcctaagaaaaagttgaatcttgttgttaggcaaaccacaaacatacacgggcaattaggcgtcgtgattaaaaggtggtaacataggttctaaaccatatgtgatgcatgggaaactgaatcaatgattagtttccaagttctcagttgaaagatgtatctcccacatctctgtgaactggttggagtattccaaaaggatgacatcatttgcaattctacataattgaaatgaactcattattgcctaagaagcaatgaaagggaattgtttctagtgggagttcttcaatgaactcaggttgatcacaagtctgctatctggatgattttctattttaaatatgattatcattctagacagtaatgaaagactagatcattctataaacatattcaaagatcttttcatcttacgtcgaaaggctttcgatagaaaggatgctaagaatagcaaagtatgataaactaaacctctgcattgaatgagacacaacattcatatgcaaaaatggaatcaagttAGAGTtctatgaatgttttaagtattgggtgaaaggcctatatctgtaaaacattaaatgcttgattttgggttagagg encodes:
- the LOC130471838 gene encoding uncharacterized protein, yielding MCKAAGAQEIRALSDSTLIVIQVNGDYEARDPNMIKYMEAVRQEIEHLKSFEDKQIPRTENNQGDARSKLASSASCDTPRHVFWEVKEKRSIKQELCAPVVSILDRSSTWMDPIIAYKVDGSLPDDSSLAAKIQKKSSWFERWNGFLYKKSFSRPFLRCVTPEKGKTILDDLHQGLCSSHIGARALAEKALRTGYYWPTLREDALSMVQKCDKCQRFAHLIHRPAHPLTPILSPIPLAKWGMDLLGPYTAAPGGRRYVIVAVDYFTKWVEVEALKNIRTSNVRAFIWKNIMTRFGIPQAIVFDNGPQFETPKLKEWLADHDIHSCFASVGRPQANGQVEAFKNIISEGIKKKLDEAKAYGAEAVLPIEMCEPTLRVMLYDENANWGMMKLALDFLPEVRGNAALRQQLYKIRMAREYNKKVSKRVLKVGDFVLRKMESVGRANEQGKLTPTWEGPYEIYDERMTSNGPDRVVISLVTG